The proteins below come from a single Nostoc sp. KVJ3 genomic window:
- the mreC gene encoding rod shape-determining protein MreC, whose amino-acid sequence MVTIRRWWDRKGLQIGLLALVVGSAYILRQTQGELVLETYQAITRPLEMLQSGPTPEERIRDARILELQTRIVDLESQKTKLQDLLGYVEKEPLASRPIPARVIGRSADQWWQQVTLNRGTNAGIQNGFVVKADGGLVGLVESVTPNTSRVLLISDLKSQVGVSVSRTAAKGVLRGDSSAEAVLEFYEKVPNVKIGDLVSTSTYSQKFPSGLAVGRIKSLDLKKLPASVAKIELFPPIRSLDWVAVYPKPENQELENQKSVNQVPHKSK is encoded by the coding sequence ATGGTTACAATACGGCGTTGGTGGGATCGTAAAGGGTTGCAAATCGGGTTGTTAGCTTTGGTTGTTGGTAGTGCTTACATATTGCGACAGACTCAAGGTGAATTGGTGCTTGAGACATACCAAGCAATTACCCGTCCGTTAGAGATGTTACAGTCAGGGCCAACTCCAGAAGAACGGATTAGAGATGCCCGGATATTAGAATTACAAACCCGTATAGTAGATTTGGAAAGTCAAAAGACAAAGCTACAAGATTTATTAGGCTATGTGGAAAAAGAGCCACTGGCATCACGGCCAATTCCAGCTAGGGTGATAGGACGGAGTGCTGACCAGTGGTGGCAACAAGTTACTCTGAATCGCGGTACAAATGCAGGGATTCAGAATGGCTTTGTAGTCAAGGCAGATGGCGGATTAGTTGGTTTAGTGGAGAGTGTAACTCCCAATACTAGCCGCGTATTATTAATCAGTGACCTCAAAAGTCAAGTTGGTGTATCAGTTAGCCGCACAGCAGCTAAAGGTGTTTTGCGAGGAGATTCTTCGGCAGAAGCTGTGCTGGAGTTTTATGAAAAAGTTCCAAATGTCAAGATAGGAGATTTAGTTTCCACATCTACTTATAGTCAGAAATTTCCATCTGGCTTGGCAGTAGGACGCATTAAGTCGCTGGATTTAAAGAAGCTTCCCGCATCAGTGGCAAAAATTGAGCTTTTTCCGCCAATCCGCTCTCTTGATTGGGTAGCAGTTTATCCCAAGCCAGAAAACCAAGAGTTAGAAAACCAAAAATCGGTCAATCAAGTACCGCATAAGTCTAAATAA
- a CDS encoding rod shape-determining protein, which yields MGIDLGTANTLVYVSGKGIVLQEPSVVAIDVNEKVALAVGEEAKKMLGRTPGNVIALRPLRDGVIADFDIAELMLKSFIQRVNEGKSLILPRIVIGIPSGVTGVERRAVMDAAHQAGARKVYLIDEPVAAAIGAGLPVAEPTGNMIIDIGGGTTEVAVLSLQGTVISESVRIAGDELTDSIIQYIKKVHNLVIGERTAEDIKIRLGSAYPTHDDNDAMMEIRGLHLLSGLPRTVTIKGPEIRESMMEPLSIIIEAVKRTLERTPPELAADIIDRGIMLAGGGALLKGIDTLISHETGIVTHIAADPLCCVVLGTGRVLENFKQLERVVTESSRNM from the coding sequence ATGGGTATCGACCTCGGTACTGCTAACACCCTGGTTTATGTATCTGGTAAAGGTATTGTACTACAAGAACCTTCTGTAGTTGCTATCGATGTCAACGAAAAGGTAGCCCTAGCAGTAGGAGAAGAAGCCAAAAAAATGCTCGGCCGCACACCTGGAAATGTGATTGCCCTCCGCCCCTTGCGCGATGGTGTAATCGCTGATTTCGACATAGCCGAGTTGATGCTGAAAAGTTTTATTCAGCGTGTAAATGAAGGTAAATCTTTAATTCTACCCCGAATTGTCATTGGTATTCCCAGTGGCGTAACAGGAGTAGAAAGGCGGGCTGTAATGGATGCAGCGCACCAAGCTGGAGCTAGAAAAGTGTATTTAATCGATGAACCTGTAGCCGCGGCCATTGGTGCAGGACTACCTGTAGCGGAACCAACTGGCAACATGATTATCGATATTGGTGGTGGTACAACAGAAGTTGCAGTGCTGAGTCTTCAGGGTACGGTTATCAGCGAATCAGTACGCATTGCTGGAGATGAACTGACTGATTCGATCATTCAGTATATTAAAAAAGTTCATAACTTGGTCATTGGTGAACGCACTGCCGAAGACATCAAGATTCGGCTTGGTTCTGCCTATCCAACTCATGATGATAATGATGCGATGATGGAAATCCGCGGCTTACACCTGCTTTCTGGTCTACCACGAACTGTAACCATCAAAGGCCCAGAAATCCGTGAAAGTATGATGGAGCCGCTATCAATAATTATAGAAGCTGTGAAGCGGACACTGGAACGGACACCGCCAGAACTAGCAGCAGACATTATTGACAGAGGTATCATGTTAGCTGGTGGTGGTGCTTTGCTCAAAGGCATAGATACCTTAATTAGCCATGAAACCGGAATAGTAACTCACATTGCCGCCGACCCTCTCTGCTGTGTTGTGCTGGGAACAGGTCGGGTGTTAGAAAACTTCAAACAGCTAGAACGGGTTGTTACCGAAAGCTCTCGCAATATGTAA
- a CDS encoding single-stranded DNA-binding protein, with the protein MSINIVTLVGRVGGDPDIKYFESGSVKCRLTLAVKRRSRNSDEPDWFTLELWDKTAEVAGNYVRKGSLIGIKGSLKFDTWSDRQTGANRSTPIIRVDQLELLGSKRDGEGGAGDMSSEHF; encoded by the coding sequence ATGAGTATCAATATTGTCACCCTTGTTGGTCGTGTAGGCGGCGACCCAGATATAAAATATTTTGAGTCTGGTAGTGTTAAGTGTAGATTGACACTAGCGGTAAAAAGGCGATCGCGCAACAGTGACGAACCTGATTGGTTCACGCTGGAATTATGGGATAAAACGGCTGAGGTCGCAGGTAATTATGTGCGTAAAGGCAGCTTAATTGGCATCAAAGGTTCCTTAAAGTTTGACACATGGAGCGATCGCCAAACAGGAGCAAACCGTTCTACCCCGATTATTAGAGTAGACCAATTGGAATTACTCGGCTCTAAGCGAGATGGAGAAGGCGGTGCAGGAGATATGTCTTCAGAACATTTTTAA
- a CDS encoding SIMPL domain-containing protein, with the protein MTRAALPGSQFPSGNLWKILPLALLICAAFVLPALAQEKDKLWRTLSVSGRGVETIPTTLAQVSLGVEIQGKTAQEVQQEAARRSSAVVAFLKSQNVEKLQTTGIRLNPVYSYTNNVQRITGYGANNTVSFRIPTEKAGTLLDDAVKAGATEINGISFVANDEAIASAQKQALKEATQDAQQQADAVFSALGFKSKEIVSIQVNNASAPPPPMFLRAEAAKVADTSTPVIGGEQQVEASVTLQISY; encoded by the coding sequence ATGACTAGAGCCGCTTTACCCGGTTCTCAATTTCCATCTGGAAATTTGTGGAAAATACTGCCTTTAGCCCTGCTGATATGTGCAGCTTTTGTATTACCTGCATTGGCGCAAGAAAAAGATAAATTGTGGCGAACCCTTAGTGTCAGTGGTCGCGGAGTAGAAACAATTCCTACAACATTGGCGCAAGTCAGTTTAGGAGTAGAGATTCAAGGGAAAACAGCACAGGAGGTACAGCAAGAAGCCGCTCGGAGGTCGTCGGCTGTAGTTGCGTTCCTCAAAAGCCAAAATGTCGAGAAATTACAAACTACTGGTATCAGGCTGAACCCAGTTTACAGCTATACTAATAACGTGCAGCGCATTACAGGCTATGGTGCTAATAACACTGTGAGTTTTAGAATTCCCACCGAGAAAGCTGGTACATTATTAGATGATGCAGTGAAAGCGGGTGCAACAGAAATTAACGGTATTAGTTTTGTTGCGAATGATGAAGCGATCGCATCTGCTCAAAAACAAGCATTAAAAGAAGCCACTCAAGATGCCCAGCAGCAAGCTGATGCCGTTTTCAGTGCCTTGGGTTTCAAATCCAAAGAAATAGTCAGCATTCAAGTTAATAATGCTAGTGCGCCTCCACCACCCATGTTTTTAAGGGCTGAGGCTGCCAAGGTAGCTGATACTTCCACCCCTGTAATTGGTGGCGAACAACAAGTAGAAGCATCGGTAACGCTGCAAATTAGTTATTAG
- a CDS encoding EVE domain-containing protein produces the protein MAYWLLKTEPENYSYFDLERDGSTIWDGINNALALKYLRTILLGELAFIYHTGKERQIIGVAEIVSQPYIDPALNDSKRAVVDVRALRRVHQPVTLAQIKQDEKFTDFDLLRLPRLSVVPVSEVYWQRLLELTNGTN, from the coding sequence ATGGCGTATTGGCTGCTAAAAACGGAACCGGAAAATTATTCCTACTTCGATTTGGAACGGGATGGCAGTACAATTTGGGATGGAATCAACAATGCCCTAGCCCTGAAATATCTACGTACCATACTTCTTGGGGAATTGGCGTTTATTTATCACACAGGCAAAGAACGGCAAATCATAGGTGTGGCAGAAATAGTTAGTCAACCCTATATCGATCCAGCACTCAATGACAGTAAACGGGCAGTTGTAGATGTACGGGCATTACGCAGAGTACACCAACCTGTCACTTTAGCCCAAATCAAACAGGATGAGAAATTCACAGATTTTGATTTACTGCGACTTCCAAGACTCTCTGTAGTTCCGGTTTCCGAAGTCTATTGGCAGCGCTTGCTTGAGTTGACAAATGGCACAAATTAA
- a CDS encoding cation:proton antiporter, whose translation MHLLDPISFSFPLLATATQAADSSMVVEAVLLSLVVIYLASKVGGELSNQVGLPPVLGELVGGVIVGVSVFHLLVFPEGGTDSSNSLIVSFLQMTAGLTPEATPAVFAAQSEVISVLAELGVIVLLFEIGLESNLKDLMAVGIQATVVAVVGVAVPFAAGTVGLMTLFGIDAVPAIFAGAALTATSIGMTSKVLSELGRLNSKEGQIILGAAVIDDVLGIIVLAVVASLAKDGVVDVSKVIYLIISATGFILGAILLGNVFNKSFVAIADQLKTRGGLVIPALIFAFAMAYLAAVIHLEAILGAFAAGLVLEETDKRKELQTQVFPIADILVPIFFVTVGAKTDLGVLNPAIPDNREGLIMATFLITVAIIGKVITGLSVFGQPGINRLAIGVGMIPRGEVGLVFAGVGAASGALSKPLGAAIIMMVILTTFLAPPLLRFVFPDDSQIGDADSEQLVLDGSSATSLLIEPPQSRVSPSNDSGNLEVTPESSDR comes from the coding sequence ATGCATTTGTTAGATCCAATCAGCTTCTCTTTTCCTCTGCTGGCTACCGCAACACAAGCCGCAGACAGTTCAATGGTAGTCGAAGCAGTGCTACTAAGCTTAGTAGTCATTTACCTCGCCAGTAAAGTTGGTGGAGAGTTATCAAACCAAGTGGGTTTACCGCCCGTCTTAGGCGAACTCGTCGGTGGTGTAATCGTAGGTGTTTCTGTTTTCCACCTTTTAGTGTTTCCAGAAGGCGGCACAGACAGTTCTAACTCTTTGATCGTGTCTTTCCTTCAAATGACTGCTGGTTTAACTCCTGAAGCCACTCCAGCCGTGTTTGCAGCCCAGTCTGAAGTCATTTCTGTTTTGGCAGAATTAGGTGTGATCGTTCTGCTGTTTGAAATTGGCTTGGAGTCAAACTTAAAAGACTTAATGGCAGTTGGCATCCAAGCCACCGTTGTCGCAGTAGTGGGGGTAGCAGTACCCTTTGCTGCTGGGACTGTGGGACTGATGACTTTGTTTGGTATCGATGCTGTACCCGCAATTTTTGCTGGGGCAGCTTTGACTGCTACCAGTATTGGAATGACTTCTAAAGTGCTGTCAGAATTGGGGCGACTCAATTCTAAAGAAGGGCAGATTATTTTGGGGGCTGCCGTAATTGATGATGTATTGGGAATCATCGTTTTAGCGGTAGTTGCCAGCCTAGCTAAAGATGGTGTGGTGGATGTCAGCAAAGTCATTTACTTGATTATCAGCGCCACTGGTTTTATTTTGGGAGCAATCCTACTAGGGAATGTTTTCAATAAGTCTTTTGTAGCGATCGCCGATCAACTCAAAACACGTGGTGGATTGGTCATACCAGCGTTGATTTTTGCCTTTGCTATGGCATATCTGGCCGCCGTTATCCACTTAGAAGCAATTTTGGGAGCTTTTGCGGCGGGTTTAGTTTTGGAAGAGACAGATAAGCGCAAAGAACTGCAAACGCAAGTCTTTCCCATTGCTGATATCTTAGTGCCAATTTTCTTTGTGACGGTTGGGGCAAAAACTGATTTGGGAGTTTTAAACCCAGCAATTCCCGACAATCGTGAAGGTCTAATTATGGCAACCTTCCTGATTACAGTAGCCATTATCGGTAAAGTAATCACAGGCTTAAGCGTGTTTGGTCAACCGGGAATCAACCGTTTAGCCATCGGTGTGGGGATGATTCCCAGAGGGGAAGTTGGCTTAGTATTTGCTGGTGTCGGCGCAGCTAGTGGCGCTCTCTCGAAACCATTAGGGGCAGCAATTATCATGATGGTTATCTTGACAACCTTTTTAGCTCCTCCTTTGTTACGATTTGTGTTTCCAGATGATTCTCAAATTGGGGATGCAGACTCAGAGCAACTGGTTTTAGATGGTTCCTCGGCAACTTCTTTGTTAATTGAACCACCTCAGTCAAGAGTGTCGCCATCAAATGATAGTGGCAATTTGGAAGTTACTCCCGAATCTAGCGATCGCTAA
- a CDS encoding N-acetylmuramoyl-L-alanine amidase — MKLHWLLPSTIGTIFMLSSPAMAARLESWRFDANQNRLEINTVGAVQPQAQLIFNPTRLVIDLPGTTFGRPQLTQQVGKGIRSIRVGQFDAETTRIVVELTPGYTLDPKRVQFVGTTGEPPAGTPRERWTVQLPRPEVDKVASSPRSAFSVVTPDSDSQPNISRVAATTRGATQIENLQVTGDGLFIRTSGGNPAIQVIRSRDRATIFLDISDASLSPHLAQQNSIPVNKHGISRIEFTRIQNQPPGVRLTLRVDKNSPDWRATNSNSGGLVVLPSRVVRLPGSNNSDNQSDAISFPSRLSASNSPATIESVQLADNGRQLLIKANQSLSATTSWDRSSSVFRVTINNAKLAPRVTGPNFAPNSPILRVRLQPQSGNTVVVLVQPAAGVQLGQPRQIGDELLALPIEGSRRVVTLPGRTSFGLPGLPPPNRGPFPDPNNPNPQPQFQPQRRVTNGRVVVIIDPGHGGKDSGALGIGGAREKDVILPIGKRLGEILQQHGIQVILTRDSDYFVTLPGRVQLAERANADVFVSIHANSAGASRPDVNGLEVYYYDSGLELARVVRSSILQSIGTLKDRGVRRARFYVLRKSSMPSILVETGYMTGREDMARLRTSAYQNQMAEAIARGVLQYLKRR, encoded by the coding sequence GTGAAATTACACTGGTTACTACCCAGTACTATTGGAACTATCTTCATGCTATCGTCGCCAGCAATGGCTGCGAGACTTGAATCTTGGCGCTTTGATGCCAATCAAAACAGGCTGGAAATTAATACTGTAGGAGCAGTTCAACCCCAAGCACAACTGATTTTTAACCCGACTCGCCTAGTAATTGATTTACCAGGAACTACATTTGGTCGTCCGCAGCTAACCCAACAGGTGGGCAAGGGAATTCGCTCAATCCGGGTTGGGCAGTTTGATGCAGAAACAACGCGCATAGTTGTTGAACTGACTCCTGGTTATACTTTAGACCCCAAACGAGTGCAATTTGTGGGGACAACTGGCGAACCCCCTGCGGGGACACCTCGTGAACGCTGGACTGTACAATTACCTAGACCAGAAGTTGATAAAGTAGCCTCATCTCCCAGAAGTGCTTTCAGTGTTGTTACCCCAGACTCTGACTCTCAACCTAATATTTCCAGGGTGGCCGCGACGACACGAGGGGCGACTCAAATTGAAAACTTACAAGTAACAGGTGATGGGTTGTTTATCCGTACCAGTGGTGGTAATCCTGCCATTCAGGTAATTCGCAGCCGCGATCGCGCTACCATCTTCTTGGATATCTCTGATGCATCTTTATCACCACATCTGGCGCAACAAAATAGTATCCCTGTTAACAAACATGGTATTAGCCGGATTGAGTTCACCCGAATACAAAACCAACCTCCTGGTGTCCGCCTGACTTTGCGGGTAGATAAAAATAGCCCAGACTGGCGAGCAACTAACAGTAACAGTGGTGGTTTAGTAGTTCTACCCAGTCGTGTTGTCCGATTGCCTGGAAGTAATAATTCCGACAATCAGTCAGATGCTATTTCCTTTCCCAGCAGACTATCTGCCAGCAACTCGCCAGCTACAATTGAGTCTGTGCAACTGGCTGATAATGGTAGACAGCTGCTGATTAAAGCTAACCAAAGTTTATCTGCTACGACAAGCTGGGATAGATCCTCCAGCGTGTTCCGCGTCACAATTAACAATGCCAAGTTAGCTCCCAGAGTCACAGGCCCGAATTTTGCCCCCAATAGCCCCATTTTGCGGGTACGGCTGCAACCACAATCAGGCAACACAGTCGTTGTTTTAGTTCAACCAGCAGCCGGAGTACAACTTGGACAACCCAGGCAAATTGGCGACGAGCTTTTGGCTCTCCCAATAGAAGGTTCTCGGCGAGTTGTCACCCTCCCCGGAAGAACCTCCTTTGGTTTACCTGGGCTACCACCCCCAAACCGAGGGCCATTCCCAGACCCAAACAATCCCAATCCGCAGCCCCAATTTCAACCACAGCGCCGAGTTACTAATGGCCGAGTGGTAGTCATTATTGACCCAGGACATGGTGGCAAAGACTCTGGAGCCCTTGGCATTGGGGGGGCACGAGAAAAGGATGTGATATTGCCTATTGGTAAAAGGCTGGGTGAGATTTTGCAGCAACATGGCATACAAGTGATTCTGACTAGGGATTCTGACTATTTTGTTACCCTTCCGGGACGAGTGCAATTAGCAGAACGAGCTAATGCTGATGTGTTTGTCAGCATTCACGCTAATTCAGCCGGGGCAAGTCGTCCTGACGTGAATGGTTTGGAAGTCTATTATTACGATAGTGGTCTGGAGCTTGCTCGCGTTGTCCGTAGTAGTATTCTCCAAAGTATTGGTACTCTCAAAGATCGGGGAGTCCGACGAGCCAGATTTTATGTCCTCAGAAAAAGTTCTATGCCCTCCATTCTCGTGGAAACGGGTTATATGACTGGTCGAGAGGATATGGCTAGACTCAGAACCTCAGCTTACCAAAATCAAATGGCAGAAGCGATCGCTCGTGGCGTTCTTCAGTATCTAAAGAGAAGATAA
- a CDS encoding N-acetylmuramoyl-L-alanine amidase has translation MKLHWLLSSTIGTIFMLSSPAMAAKLESWRFDANQNKLEINTSGNVQPQAQLIFNPTRLVIDLPGTTFGRPQLTQQVGGAIRAIRVGQFDEQTTRIVVELTPGYTLDPKGVQFVGRTGESPAGTLRERWMVQLPTPVADNNFPSRNTGGQPEQAIATATSPRTSPPVFSQRDIYNVVTTSPVNPPRNRMLVARVTQIENLQVTGDGFFVRTNGGNPQIQVNRSNDQRAINIDIAGATLSPNLKQRDLSVNRYGVSSIQFSQLQTSPSVVRLTLQVDENSPNWRATTSSVGGFVVLPSRGVAQLPPDNHSPRPIPSSTATIESVQLANNGTQLLIRADQALSATGNWDRSSGLFRITINNARLAPKVTGPTFNPNSPILRVRLQPQESNTVVVLVQPAAGVQIGELNQVGDELLALELQRARSVTPPIALPGLPSPNQGQFPNPTDNPRPISQSRPHPSVPKGKLLVVIDPGHGGKDSGAPGLGGLLEKDVILPIGKRVGEILEQNGVQAVLTRDADFFVELQGRVEIAKRANATLFVSIHANSVDNRPDVNGLEVYYYDSGYALAEVVRNTILQNISTIKDRGTRKARFYVLRKSSMPSILVETGYMTGYEDNPRLGTREYQNRMAEAIARGILKYLQR, from the coding sequence GTGAAATTACACTGGTTACTATCCAGTACTATTGGAACTATCTTCATGCTATCGTCGCCAGCAATGGCCGCGAAACTTGAATCTTGGCGTTTTGATGCCAATCAAAATAAGTTAGAAATTAATACATCAGGGAATGTTCAACCCCAAGCCCAATTAATTTTTAACCCCACTCGTTTGGTAATTGATTTACCAGGAACTACATTTGGTCGTCCCCAATTAACCCAACAGGTAGGCGGCGCAATTCGCGCTATCCGGGTTGGGCAATTTGACGAACAAACAACACGCATAGTCGTTGAACTGACTCCTGGTTATACTTTAGACCCCAAAGGAGTACAATTTGTTGGTAGAACTGGCGAATCCCCTGCGGGGACACTTCGTGAACGCTGGATGGTGCAATTACCTACGCCAGTAGCCGATAATAATTTTCCCTCAAGAAATACTGGGGGTCAACCAGAACAAGCGATCGCCACAGCAACTTCACCGAGAACATCTCCACCAGTGTTCTCCCAAAGAGATATTTACAACGTAGTCACAACCAGCCCTGTCAATCCACCTAGAAATAGAATGCTTGTCGCCAGGGTGACTCAAATTGAGAACTTACAAGTCACAGGCGATGGTTTTTTCGTCCGTACCAATGGCGGTAATCCTCAGATTCAGGTAAATCGTAGCAACGATCAAAGGGCAATTAACATCGACATTGCCGGCGCAACTTTATCACCAAATCTCAAGCAGCGCGATTTGTCAGTTAATCGTTATGGTGTCAGCAGCATTCAGTTCAGTCAACTACAAACCAGCCCATCTGTAGTTCGCCTGACTTTACAGGTGGACGAAAATAGTCCAAATTGGCGAGCCACTACTAGCAGTGTTGGTGGTTTTGTCGTTCTACCTAGTCGTGGCGTTGCCCAATTGCCGCCAGATAATCATAGTCCCCGCCCCATACCATCCAGTACAGCTACAATTGAGTCTGTACAACTGGCTAATAATGGCACACAACTACTAATTAGAGCAGACCAAGCTTTATCTGCTACAGGAAATTGGGATAGAAGCTCTGGTTTGTTCCGCATCACTATTAACAATGCTCGATTAGCTCCCAAAGTCACAGGCCCGACTTTTAACCCTAATAGCCCTATCCTGCGAGTCCGTCTGCAACCACAAGAATCCAATACTGTCGTTGTCTTGGTGCAGCCAGCAGCCGGAGTACAAATTGGGGAACTCAACCAGGTTGGCGACGAACTTTTGGCTCTAGAATTACAACGCGCTCGTAGCGTCACACCACCCATTGCTTTACCTGGGCTACCATCGCCAAACCAAGGACAATTTCCAAACCCCACAGATAATCCCCGTCCCATATCTCAGTCACGACCGCACCCCTCGGTTCCCAAAGGGAAATTGCTAGTAGTTATTGACCCAGGACATGGTGGAAAAGATTCAGGTGCCCCTGGACTGGGTGGACTTTTAGAAAAGGATGTAATTCTGCCTATTGGTAAAAGGGTAGGAGAAATTTTAGAACAAAATGGTGTACAAGCGGTACTAACACGGGATGCCGACTTTTTCGTAGAACTTCAAGGACGGGTAGAAATAGCCAAGCGAGCGAATGCGACTTTGTTTGTCAGTATTCACGCTAATTCTGTTGATAATCGCCCTGATGTCAATGGGTTAGAAGTATATTATTACGATAGCGGTTACGCTCTGGCTGAAGTAGTCCGCAATACCATCCTCCAGAACATCAGTACTATCAAAGACCGGGGAACCCGCAAAGCCAGATTCTACGTTCTCAGAAAAAGCTCTATGCCCTCAATTTTGGTAGAAACAGGCTATATGACTGGTTACGAGGATAATCCTCGATTGGGAACACGAGAGTATCAAAATCGGATGGCAGAAGCGATCGCTCGTGGCATCTTAAAATACTTACAGCGTTAA
- the murI gene encoding glutamate racemase yields the protein MYSSSIFEANLDDFSALEPQRAPIGIFDSGVGGLTVLRQLYRQLPNESIVYFGDTARLPYGIRSQAEILQFTREILTWLQQQQVKMVIMACNTSSALALETVRQEFNIPILGVILPGAKAAVQQGKRIGVIATPATAKSNAYKHAILEIAPDVQVWQVGCPEFVPLIEQNRIHDPYTAEVARAYLEPLLEKEIDTLVHGCTHYPHLTPVLRSLLPSQVKLVDPAVHVVAACAQELDLLGLRNTHLPLPTRFAVSGCPQQFSQSGVQWLGYTPMVEEVCFTDTAISQLQ from the coding sequence GTGTATTCATCTTCGATCTTTGAAGCGAATCTTGACGATTTTTCGGCTCTTGAACCCCAACGTGCCCCAATTGGCATCTTTGACAGTGGTGTGGGTGGATTAACGGTACTGCGCCAACTGTATCGGCAACTCCCCAACGAATCAATTGTTTACTTTGGGGATACAGCTAGACTTCCTTACGGAATCCGTTCCCAAGCAGAAATTTTACAATTTACGCGCGAAATTCTTACCTGGCTACAACAGCAACAGGTAAAAATGGTAATTATGGCTTGCAATACCAGTTCTGCCCTAGCCCTAGAAACCGTGCGTCAAGAATTCAACATCCCCATTTTGGGAGTAATTCTACCGGGTGCAAAAGCTGCCGTGCAGCAAGGAAAGCGGATTGGTGTAATTGCTACTCCAGCGACGGCAAAAAGTAATGCTTATAAACACGCCATCCTCGAAATTGCCCCTGATGTGCAGGTCTGGCAAGTTGGCTGTCCTGAGTTTGTGCCACTCATCGAGCAAAACCGCATTCATGACCCCTATACGGCTGAAGTGGCACGAGCCTATCTAGAGCCTTTACTAGAGAAGGAAATTGACACCTTGGTTCATGGCTGTACCCATTACCCCCACCTTACACCAGTATTGCGATCGCTTCTCCCCTCTCAAGTCAAGCTAGTTGACCCAGCCGTTCATGTCGTGGCAGCTTGTGCCCAAGAGTTAGATTTGTTAGGGTTAAGAAATACTCACCTCCCACTGCCAACTCGCTTCGCTGTTAGCGGGTGTCCGCAACAGTTTTCCCAATCAGGAGTACAGTGGCTAGGCTATACCCCAATGGTTGAAGAGGTTTGCTTCACTGATACCGCTATTTCCCAACTCCAATAA